In Luteimonas viscosa, the genomic window CATCGCCAACCCCTATGCCACCATCCTCAGCGCGGCGATGCTGCTGCGCCATTCGCTGGGACTGGAGGCCGAGGCCGCGGCGGTCGAGGCCGCCGTCTCGTCGGCGCTCGATGCGAAGGTGTTCACCGCCGACCTCGCGGCCGCGGGCCAGGGTGTCGACACGCGGACCGCGGCCCAGGCTGTCGTCGACCGCCTCGCCTGACGCATGCGCGCAACTGCGCGGCATGCGTCATTCCCGCCCAGGCCTGTTTCCCGCTTGCGTGGTTGCCAACCGGCGACCGACGGGCTCACCTGGGAATCAAGTGCCAGCGCCGAACAACCAGGGCTGCGACGCGCGATGGCGCGCTTCGAACGAGGCGATCGCCTCGTGCTCCTGCAGGGTCAGGCCGATGTCGTCGAGGCCGTTGTACAGGCAGTGCTTGCGGAAGGCGTCAATCTCGAACCGGTACTGCACGCCATCGGGCCGGGTCACCATCTGCGACGCGAGGTCGACGGTGAGCTGGTAGCCGGGTGTCGCCTCGCACTGTTCGAACAGCGCGTCGACCGCCGCTGCGTCCAGCACGATCGGAAGCAGCCCGTTCTTGAAACTGTTGTTGTAGAAGATGTCGGCGAAGCTCGGCGCGACGATCGCACGGAATCCGTATTCCTCCAGCGCCCAGGGCGCGTGCTCGCGCGAGGAGCCGCAACCGAAGTTCTCGCGCGCCAGCAGCACGCTGGCGCCGCGGTAGCGCGGGAAGTTGAGCACGAAGTCCGGATTGACCGGGCGTACGCTGTTGTCCTGCCCCGGCTGGCCGATGTCGAGGTAGCGCCATTCGTCGAACAGGTTCGGCCCGAAGCCGCTGCGCCTGATCGACTTCAGGAACTGCTTGGGGATGATCTGGTCGGTGTCGACGTTGGCGCGGTCCAGCGGTGCGACCAGGCCGGTGTGGGTGGTGAAGGGAGTCATGGCTTCGTGTCTGGTGATTGGTGATTGGCAAGGGCGTCCGGAGTCGTAGGCTTCGCTTTTTTTCGAATCACGAATTACAAATTACGAATCACTACTGGCCATTTCCCGCACATCCACGAAATGCCCCGACACCGCCGCCGCAGCGGCCATCGCCGGGCTGACCAGGTGGGTGCGCCCGCCGGCGCCCTGGCGGCCTTCGAAGTTGCGGTTGGAGGTGGACGCGCAATGCTCGCCGCTGCCGAGCTTGTCGGGATTCATCGCCAGGCACATCGAGCACCCCGGTTCGCGCCACTCGAATCCGGCGTCGAGGAATACCCTGTCCAGGCCTTCCGCTTCGGCTTGCGCCTTGACCAGGCCGGAACCGGGCACCACCAGCGCCTGCTTGATGGTGGACGCCACCTTGCGACCCCTGGCGACGGCCGCCGCCGCACGCAGGTCCTCGATCCGCGAATTGGTGCAGGAGCCGATGAACACGCGGTCGAGCCGGATCGTGGTGATCGGCTGGTTCGCCTCCAGCCCCATGTACTTCAGCGCGCGGGTGATCGAATCCTTGCGCACCGGGTCGGGTTCGCGTTCCGGGTCGGGCACGTTCTGGTCCACCGCCAGCACCATCTCCGGCGACGTGCCCCAGCTGACCTGCGGCTTGATGTCCTCGGCGCGCAGCTCGACCACGGTGTCGAAGTGTGCGTCCTCGTCGGACACCAGCCCCTGCCACGCGGCCACGGCGGCGTCCCAGTCGGCGCCTCTGGGCGCGAACGGGCGGCCTTTCACGTACTCGATCGTCTTTTCGTCGACCGCCACCATGCCCACGCGCGCACCGGCCTCGATCGCCATGTTGCAGATGGTCATGCGGCCTTCCATCGACAGCGCACGGATCGCGCTGCCGCCGAACTCCAGCGCATGGCCGTTGCCGCCGGCGGTGCCGATCCGGCCGATCACCGCCAGCACGATGTCCTTTGCGGTGACGCCGAACGGCAGCTCGCCGTCCACGCGCACCAGCATGTTCTTCATCTTCTTCGCCACCAGGCACTGGGTGGCCAGCACGTGCTCGACCTCGGAGGTGCCGATGCCGTGCGCCAGCGCACCGAACGCACCATGGGTGGAGGTGTGCGAGTCGCCGCAGACCACGGTCATGCCCGGCAGGGTCGCGCCCTGCTCCGGGCCGACCACGTGCACGATGCCCTGGCGGGCGTCGTTCATCTTGAACTCGAGGATGCCGAAGTCGTCGCAGTTCTCGTCCAGCGTCTGCACCTGCAGCCGCGAGACCTCGTCGACGATCGACTCCAGCCCACCCTGCCGCTCGGCGCGGGTGGTCGGCACGTTGTGGTCGGGCGTGGCGATGTTGGCGTCGATGCGCCAGGGCTTGCGGCCGGCCAGACGCAGGCCCTCGAACGCCTGCGGCGAGGTGACCTCGTGCAGGATGTGGCGGTCGATGTAGATCAGCGAGGAGCCGTCGTCGCGGCGCTTGACCTCGTGCATCTCCCACAGCTTGTCGTACAGCGTCTTGCCTGCCATCGGCGTGCCCCGCGTCGGTCCGTTGGTCTGGGTGGCCTCGGCGCGGACGCCGGGCGACCCCATCCTAGGCACTTGCCATCAATAACTCCAATTCATATTTTTCATTCTTCGAATAACCAGACGGAATGAAGTGGACCTCGCCAGCCTGGAGGCTTTCGTCGCGGTCGCCGACAGTGGCGGCTTTTCGGCCGCGGGCGAACGCCTGCACCTGACCCAGCCCGCCGTGAGCAAGCGCATCGCAGTACTCGAGGGGCAGCTCGGCCGACGCCTGTTCGACCGGGTCGGGCGCGAGGTGGCGCTGACCGAGGCCGGGCAGTCGCTGCTGCCCCGCGCCCGCCGCATCCTGGCCGAACTGGAGGACACCCGCCGCGCGCTCGGCCACCTCGACGCCGAGGTCGGTGGCCGGCTGAGCCTGGCCACCAGCCACCACATCGGCCTGCATCGCCTGCCGCCTCTGCTCCGGCGTTTCGGCCAGACCCATCCGCTGGCCGCACTCGACCTGCGCTTTCTCGATTCGGAACAGGCCTGGGCCGAGGTGCTGCACGGCCGGCTGGAACTGGCGATCACCACGCTGGGGCCCGCCGCGGCACCGCTGCGCACGGTTCCGGTCTGGGATGACCGGCTGGAGTTCGTGGTCGCACCGGACCATCCGCTGGCCGGGCGCGAACAGGTGGACCTGCGCGACCTCGCCGCGCATCCGGCGGTGCTGCCCGACGCCAACACCTTCACCCACCGCATCGTCGCCGAACGCTTCGCCGCCGAGGACCTGGCGCCGACGCTGCGCATGACCACCAACACCATGGAGACGCTGCGCATGCTGGCCAGCGTCGGCCTGGCCTGGAGCGTGCTGCCTCAGACGATGCTCGACGCGCAGACCGTGGTACTGCGCGTGCCGGGCGTGGCGTTGCAGCGCCAGCTGGGCTACGTGACCCACGCAGGGCGCACGCTGTCGAGTGCGGCGCGGGCGTTCATGGCGCTGCTCGACGACGCCGCCGCACGCGACTGAGGCTCAGCCCGACGGGGCGGGCTGTGGCTGCGATGCAGCTGGTTCCGGTTCATCGCGGCGCACCCGGAACCACGCTGCGTACAGCGCCGGCAGGAACAGCAGGGTCAGCACCGTCGCCACCGTCAGACCGCCCATGATCGCCACCGCCATCGGCCCGAAGAACACGCTGCGCGAGAGCGGGATCATCGCCAGGATCGCGGCCAGCGCGGTCAGCACGATCGGCCGGAAGCGGCGCACCGTGGCATCGACCACCGCATCCCAGCGCGCGTGCCCGGCGGCGATGTCCTGCTCGATCTGGTCCACGAGGATCACCGAGTTGCGCATGATCATGCCCGCCAGCGCGATCGTGCCCAGCATCGCCACGAAGCCGAACGGCACCCGGAACACCAGCAGGAACAGCACCACGCCGATCATCCCAAGCGGCGCGGTCAGCAGCACCAGCGCGGTCCGCGACAGGCTGCGCAGCTGCAGCATCAGCAGCGTCACCACCACGAACAGGAACAGCGGCAGCCCGGCCCTGATCGAATCCTGGCCGCGGGTGGAGTCCTCGACCGTGCCGCCGGTCTCGAGCCGGTAGCCCCCGGGCAGTTCCGCGCGGATTTCCTCAAGGGTCGGCAGGATCTGCGCGACCACCGTCGGCGGCGTCAGCCGGTCGCGGATGTCGGCGCGCACGGTGACGGTCGGCAGCCGGTCGCGATGCCAGATGATGCCGTCCTCGAACACGTATTCGAGGTTGCCGATCTGCGACAGCGGCACCGACTGCCCGCTCTGTGTCGGGACCGCCAGGCTGCCGAGCAGGTCGAGCCGCGCGCGCTCGTCGTCCGTGCCGCGCAGCAACATGCCGACCAGCTCGTTGCCTTCGCGATAGGTGCTGACCTGCAGCCCGCTCAGCGAACCGGACAGGAACTGCGCGACATGCTGCGAACTGACGCCGAGCGCGCGGGCGCGGTCCTGGTCGATGCGCACCCGCACCACCTTGCTCGGCTCGTCCCAGTCGAGGTTGACGTTGGCCACGTGCGGATTCTCCCGCACCTTCTCCGCGACCCGCACGGCGATCGCGCGCACGCGCTCGACGTGTTCGCCGGAAACGCGCAGCTGCACCGGATAGCCCACCGGCGGCCCGGTCTCCAGTCGCGTCACCCGCAGCTGCAGCTCGGGGAACGCGGGGGCGACCTCGTCGGTCAGCCAGGCGCGCAGCGCCTCGCGCGCGTCGACGTCCCGGGTCATCACCACGAACTGGGCGAAGTTGGGCTGCGGCAGTTGCTGGTCGAGCGGCAGGTAG contains:
- the leuD gene encoding 3-isopropylmalate dehydratase small subunit is translated as MTPFTTHTGLVAPLDRANVDTDQIIPKQFLKSIRRSGFGPNLFDEWRYLDIGQPGQDNSVRPVNPDFVLNFPRYRGASVLLARENFGCGSSREHAPWALEEYGFRAIVAPSFADIFYNNSFKNGLLPIVLDAAAVDALFEQCEATPGYQLTVDLASQMVTRPDGVQYRFEIDAFRKHCLYNGLDDIGLTLQEHEAIASFEARHRASQPWLFGAGT
- the leuC gene encoding 3-isopropylmalate dehydratase large subunit, whose amino-acid sequence is MAGKTLYDKLWEMHEVKRRDDGSSLIYIDRHILHEVTSPQAFEGLRLAGRKPWRIDANIATPDHNVPTTRAERQGGLESIVDEVSRLQVQTLDENCDDFGILEFKMNDARQGIVHVVGPEQGATLPGMTVVCGDSHTSTHGAFGALAHGIGTSEVEHVLATQCLVAKKMKNMLVRVDGELPFGVTAKDIVLAVIGRIGTAGGNGHALEFGGSAIRALSMEGRMTICNMAIEAGARVGMVAVDEKTIEYVKGRPFAPRGADWDAAVAAWQGLVSDEDAHFDTVVELRAEDIKPQVSWGTSPEMVLAVDQNVPDPEREPDPVRKDSITRALKYMGLEANQPITTIRLDRVFIGSCTNSRIEDLRAAAAVARGRKVASTIKQALVVPGSGLVKAQAEAEGLDRVFLDAGFEWREPGCSMCLAMNPDKLGSGEHCASTSNRNFEGRQGAGGRTHLVSPAMAAAAAVSGHFVDVREMASSDS
- a CDS encoding LysR family transcriptional regulator — protein: MDLASLEAFVAVADSGGFSAAGERLHLTQPAVSKRIAVLEGQLGRRLFDRVGREVALTEAGQSLLPRARRILAELEDTRRALGHLDAEVGGRLSLATSHHIGLHRLPPLLRRFGQTHPLAALDLRFLDSEQAWAEVLHGRLELAITTLGPAAAPLRTVPVWDDRLEFVVAPDHPLAGREQVDLRDLAAHPAVLPDANTFTHRIVAERFAAEDLAPTLRMTTNTMETLRMLASVGLAWSVLPQTMLDAQTVVLRVPGVALQRQLGYVTHAGRTLSSAARAFMALLDDAAARD